A stretch of Haloprofundus halophilus DNA encodes these proteins:
- a CDS encoding ABC transporter ATP-binding protein gives MPAIELRGLTKRYGGGSRLLQRGRRGQRGRRGQRGQRGQREQRERRGQRDGEETSGTLAVDDLSFSVESGEVFGYLGPNGAGKTTTIRTLLGFLSPTSGSASVLGADVTDESALLEVKRRVGYLPSEVEYDPDATGREIIDYHAALKGDVRSEALLELFDAPVERRVEEYSTGNKRKLGLVLAFMHDPELVVMDEPTAGLDPLMQERFYDFLADEKARGVTVFFSSHVLAEVRRVCDRVGILRDGRLVALEDVETLLDRSGKRVRVRTADTLDADAFALDGVHDRERYDERELAFTFTGEYDALLTELTRHSVVDLDVREAPLEDVFMRFYGEVDAGENGGEGEGESPRPQTATAEGEFDD, from the coding sequence ATGCCAGCAATCGAACTCCGCGGCCTGACGAAACGCTACGGAGGCGGAAGCCGCCTCCTGCAACGGGGGCGACGCGGGCAGCGAGGACGGCGCGGGCAGCGCGGGCAGCGAGGACAGCGCGAGCAACGAGAACGGCGTGGCCAGCGCGACGGCGAGGAGACGAGCGGAACGCTCGCTGTCGACGACCTCTCCTTCAGCGTCGAGTCGGGCGAGGTGTTCGGGTACCTCGGGCCGAACGGGGCCGGGAAGACGACGACCATCAGGACGCTATTGGGCTTTCTGTCGCCCACCTCCGGGTCGGCGTCGGTGTTGGGCGCGGACGTGACCGACGAGTCGGCGCTGCTGGAGGTGAAGCGGCGCGTCGGCTACCTCCCGAGCGAAGTCGAGTACGACCCCGATGCGACGGGGCGCGAGATCATCGACTACCACGCGGCGTTGAAAGGGGATGTACGGAGCGAGGCGTTGCTCGAACTGTTCGACGCACCCGTCGAACGCCGCGTCGAGGAGTACTCGACCGGTAACAAGCGCAAACTCGGACTGGTGCTGGCGTTCATGCACGACCCCGAACTCGTCGTGATGGACGAGCCCACCGCGGGGTTAGACCCGCTGATGCAGGAGCGCTTCTACGACTTTCTCGCCGACGAGAAGGCCCGCGGTGTCACCGTGTTCTTCTCCTCGCACGTGCTCGCGGAGGTCCGCCGCGTCTGCGACCGGGTCGGCATCCTCCGTGACGGGCGACTCGTCGCGCTCGAAGACGTCGAGACGCTGCTGGACCGCAGCGGCAAACGCGTCCGGGTCCGAACCGCCGACACGCTCGACGCGGACGCGTTCGCCCTCGACGGCGTCCACGACCGCGAGCGGTACGACGAACGGGAACTGGCGTTCACCTTCACGGGCGAGTACGACGCCCTCCTGACCGAGCTGACGCGTCATTCGGTCGTCGACCTCGACGTCCGCGAAGCGCCGCTCGAAGACGTGTTCATGCGCTTCTACGGCGAGGTAGACGCGGGTGAGAACGGGGGCGAGGGCGAAGGCGAGAGCCCACGGCCGCAAACGGCGACGGCCGAAGGTGAGTTCGATGACTGA
- a CDS encoding topoisomerase DNA-binding C4 zinc finger domain-containing protein — protein sequence MSEETRLFAGDCTTTFEGAREQTQRGHVVVLVKSDGTVLVHDADGYQPVAWLTRADAVTVEADDAGFAVTARTDDQTLRVVSNEATGRASYPTTSAGIPVGDCPACGGALVRAGGDVRCLGCEASYSLPAGAAVLDETCDDCGLPLMRVERGTTFECCIDYSCESLDDLVRDEFDREWTCPDCGSDLRVRRAGGGPLLAGCDDYPACDTAFTIPAGVVVADCDCGLPVFETARGRRCLDGTCERFRAET from the coding sequence ATGTCCGAGGAGACGCGACTCTTCGCCGGCGACTGTACCACGACGTTCGAAGGCGCACGCGAGCAGACCCAGCGGGGGCACGTCGTCGTCCTCGTCAAATCCGACGGGACCGTTCTCGTGCACGACGCCGACGGCTACCAACCGGTCGCATGGCTCACCCGCGCCGACGCCGTCACCGTCGAAGCCGACGACGCCGGCTTCGCTGTCACCGCTCGAACCGACGACCAGACGCTCCGCGTCGTCTCGAACGAGGCGACCGGTCGCGCGAGCTACCCCACTACTTCGGCCGGGATTCCGGTCGGCGACTGCCCCGCCTGCGGCGGCGCGCTCGTCAGAGCCGGCGGCGACGTTCGCTGTCTCGGCTGCGAAGCGTCGTACTCGCTGCCCGCCGGAGCGGCGGTGCTCGACGAGACGTGCGACGACTGCGGTCTCCCGCTGATGCGCGTCGAGCGCGGAACCACCTTCGAGTGTTGTATCGACTACTCGTGCGAGTCGCTGGACGACCTCGTCCGCGACGAGTTCGACCGCGAGTGGACCTGTCCGGACTGCGGGTCGGACCTCCGGGTGCGGCGCGCGGGCGGCGGTCCCCTGCTCGCCGGCTGCGACGACTATCCCGCCTGTGACACCGCGTTCACGATTCCGGCGGGCGTCGTCGTCGCCGACTGCGACTGCGGACTCCCGGTGTTCGAGACGGCGCGCGGCCGGCGTTGTCTCGACGGCACGTGCGAGCGATTCCGAGCCGAGACCTGA
- the endA gene encoding tRNA-intron lyase: protein MHGHVRDDAVRVGGNARQQFHDARGYGTPVGGNEIDLAPVEAAHLLYRGDLDSVDDGGFREFFVSTADERPRFALQFLVYADLRERGFYLSPARDPWVETDAAADSACDFVVFPRGKDADDGVVEHRVRVVGERAAVAAAEMAGYVFAVVDEESELTYLEATEHTYDGGTAFDPPTNLKGDLLDDRAVCWNAPEELFESGFYGQPLTGRDAAIEDAIQLSLLEAASLAADGALSLGTDDDYAAVVERGRTVEGERFDRRLRVYEALRERNVVPKTGFKFGADFRTYATVDSVDDLGHSETLVRVVQPDHVFAPRDLSLDVRLAGGVRKRMVFALTDANEGIEWLSVARLTP, encoded by the coding sequence ATGCACGGCCACGTACGCGACGACGCCGTCCGCGTCGGCGGGAACGCTCGCCAGCAGTTCCACGACGCGCGCGGCTACGGCACTCCGGTCGGGGGCAACGAGATTGACCTCGCGCCGGTCGAAGCCGCTCACCTCCTCTATCGGGGCGACCTCGACAGCGTCGACGACGGCGGTTTCCGGGAGTTCTTCGTCTCGACGGCCGATGAAAGGCCGCGGTTTGCGCTCCAGTTTCTCGTCTACGCGGACCTCCGCGAGCGGGGGTTCTACCTCTCGCCCGCTCGCGACCCCTGGGTCGAGACCGACGCCGCGGCCGACTCCGCCTGCGACTTCGTCGTCTTCCCCCGCGGGAAGGACGCCGACGACGGCGTCGTCGAACACCGCGTCCGCGTCGTCGGCGAACGCGCCGCCGTCGCCGCCGCCGAGATGGCCGGCTACGTGTTCGCCGTCGTCGACGAGGAGAGCGAACTGACGTATCTGGAGGCGACCGAGCACACCTACGACGGCGGAACGGCGTTCGACCCGCCGACGAATCTGAAGGGAGACCTCCTCGACGACCGAGCGGTCTGCTGGAACGCGCCCGAAGAGCTCTTCGAGTCGGGGTTCTACGGCCAACCGCTGACGGGTCGCGACGCGGCCATCGAGGACGCGATTCAGCTCTCGCTGCTCGAAGCGGCGTCGCTGGCCGCCGACGGCGCGCTCTCGCTCGGCACCGACGACGACTACGCCGCCGTCGTCGAGCGCGGTCGAACGGTCGAGGGCGAGCGCTTCGACCGTCGACTGCGCGTGTACGAGGCGCTGCGCGAGCGAAACGTCGTCCCGAAGACGGGGTTCAAGTTCGGCGCGGACTTCCGGACGTACGCGACCGTCGACTCCGTCGACGACCTCGGTCACTCGGAGACGCTCGTTCGCGTGGTACAGCCGGACCACGTCTTCGCGCCGCGCGACCTCTCGCTGGACGTTCGCCTCGCGGGCGGGGTCCGGAAGCGAATGGTTTTTGCGCTGACCGACGCCAACGAAGGCATAGAGTGGCTGTCGGTCGCTCGCCTGACGCCGTGA
- a CDS encoding tryptophan--tRNA ligase encodes MTRDTDPETHETPELSETRARSDDERARTDGGETETDTAGADDVALDPWGSSTVSDYRKLFEEFGIEEFDELLDEVPNPHYLMRRGVIFGHRDYRPVAEAMREGDEFAVLSGFMPTGDPHIGHKLVFDEIIWHQRQGGDAYGLIADLEAHSARGLSWGEIDEHARDYLLSLIALGFDAEAGDLYRQSDNRELQDLAFELGSKANFSEFEAIYGFGGETSVSHMQSVVTQMADILYPQLESPKPTVIPVGPDQDPHVRLARDLASRMRFFGVTEAYASFELDEQEKTLVAACYDALDPAEFDDHDLRCVHVAEFLEDATPETLDELGVVVDSATVDSARAKLDEAGMEPLRPRVRFLDRNATEEAFDALVEAIDGEKRVFDEHVDTFELSAEEAEELARQVEIENGGYGFLPPSSIYHRFMTGLTGGKMSSSIPASHISLLDDPQEGYDKVRSATTGGRETAELQRELGGEADKCPVYELYAYLLSGDDDEFAKKVYDECVGGERLCGGCKEQAAELMYEFLEDHQEKREEAEELLDSLDIDLDSKRRGPGGEH; translated from the coding sequence ATGACACGCGACACCGACCCCGAGACGCACGAGACGCCCGAACTGTCCGAGACGAGGGCGCGATCCGACGACGAACGCGCACGAACAGACGGAGGCGAGACAGAGACGGACACTGCCGGAGCCGACGACGTCGCGCTCGACCCGTGGGGCTCCTCCACCGTCTCCGACTACCGCAAACTGTTCGAGGAGTTCGGCATCGAGGAGTTCGACGAACTGCTCGACGAGGTGCCGAACCCCCACTACCTGATGCGCCGCGGCGTCATCTTCGGCCACCGCGACTACCGTCCCGTCGCGGAAGCGATGCGCGAGGGCGACGAGTTCGCCGTCCTGTCGGGGTTCATGCCGACGGGCGACCCCCACATCGGGCACAAACTCGTCTTCGACGAGATAATCTGGCACCAACGGCAGGGCGGCGACGCCTACGGCCTCATCGCCGACCTCGAAGCCCACTCCGCGCGCGGCCTCTCGTGGGGCGAGATCGACGAACACGCCCGCGACTACCTGCTGTCGCTCATCGCGCTCGGCTTCGACGCCGAGGCGGGCGACCTGTACCGACAGTCGGACAACCGCGAACTGCAGGACCTCGCCTTCGAACTCGGCTCGAAAGCGAACTTCTCGGAGTTCGAGGCCATCTACGGTTTCGGCGGCGAGACGAGCGTCTCCCACATGCAGTCGGTCGTCACGCAGATGGCCGACATCCTCTACCCGCAGTTGGAGAGCCCGAAGCCGACGGTCATCCCGGTCGGCCCCGACCAGGACCCTCACGTCCGCCTCGCCCGCGACCTCGCGTCGCGGATGCGTTTCTTCGGCGTCACCGAAGCCTACGCGAGCTTCGAACTCGACGAGCAGGAGAAGACGCTGGTCGCCGCCTGTTACGACGCGCTGGACCCCGCCGAATTCGACGACCACGACCTGCGCTGCGTCCACGTCGCCGAGTTCCTCGAGGACGCGACGCCCGAGACGCTCGACGAACTCGGCGTCGTCGTCGACTCGGCCACCGTCGACTCGGCGAGGGCGAAACTCGACGAGGCTGGGATGGAACCCCTTCGTCCGCGCGTCCGGTTCCTCGACCGCAACGCCACCGAAGAAGCGTTCGACGCGCTCGTCGAGGCCATCGACGGCGAGAAGCGCGTCTTTGACGAGCACGTCGACACGTTCGAACTCTCCGCCGAGGAGGCCGAAGAGCTCGCCCGGCAGGTCGAAATCGAGAACGGCGGCTACGGCTTCCTGCCGCCCTCGTCCATCTACCACCGGTTCATGACCGGCCTCACCGGCGGGAAGATGTCCTCGTCGATTCCGGCGAGCCACATCAGCCTGCTCGACGACCCGCAGGAGGGGTACGACAAGGTCCGGTCGGCGACGACCGGCGGCCGCGAGACGGCCGAACTCCAGCGCGAACTCGGCGGCGAGGCCGACAAATGTCCCGTCTACGAACTGTACGCCTACCTCCTCTCCGGCGACGACGACGAGTTCGCCAAGAAGGTGTACGACGAGTGCGTCGGCGGCGAACGCCTCTGCGGCGGTTGCAAGGAGCAGGCGGCCGAACTGATGTACGAGTTCCTCGAAGACCACCAGGAGAAACGCGAGGAGGCCGAGGAACTGCTCGACTCGCTGGATATCGACCTCGACTCGAAGCGAAGGGGTCCCGGCGGCGAGCACTGA
- a CDS encoding ornithine cyclodeaminase family protein, whose product MTPSPVRVLSDDNVSQLLSLSALLPVVEAAFVKQGRGEVERPPRPHFPVGTGETGENPAGTALTMPAYLHGSDTYATKLAAVHGGNAERDLPTVNAQIALTDAETGLPLSYMAGTRITNARTGCIGGLSAKYLAADDEPIRLGVVGAGTQARWQTRAVAVATNLDSVRIYSPSESREACAADLRDANELDGVDVQAVDSPEAAVAEANVVVTATTSEEPVFPGSALDSGTLVVAVGAYTAEMRELDSETMERAARVFADVPEEAAETGDVSGAGLSASELTPLSDVFEGKSGRESDEEILVVASVGTAVLDAATAAHVYEAAEEEGAGREVGL is encoded by the coding sequence ATGACTCCCAGCCCGGTTCGCGTGCTCTCGGACGACAACGTCTCTCAGTTACTCTCGCTCTCGGCGCTCCTCCCGGTCGTCGAAGCGGCGTTCGTCAAACAGGGCCGCGGCGAGGTCGAGCGCCCGCCGCGACCGCACTTCCCCGTCGGAACCGGCGAAACGGGTGAGAACCCCGCGGGAACGGCGCTGACGATGCCCGCGTACCTCCACGGTTCGGACACCTACGCGACGAAACTCGCGGCGGTCCACGGCGGCAACGCCGAACGCGACCTGCCGACCGTCAACGCCCAGATCGCGCTCACGGACGCGGAGACGGGACTCCCGCTGTCGTACATGGCCGGGACGCGCATCACGAATGCCCGAACTGGCTGTATCGGCGGCCTCTCGGCGAAGTATCTCGCGGCAGACGACGAACCGATTCGGCTCGGCGTCGTCGGGGCGGGAACCCAGGCGCGGTGGCAGACCCGCGCCGTCGCGGTGGCGACAAACCTCGACTCGGTACGCATCTACTCGCCGAGCGAGTCTCGCGAAGCGTGCGCGGCGGACCTACGGGACGCGAACGAACTCGACGGCGTCGACGTGCAGGCTGTCGATTCCCCCGAAGCGGCCGTCGCGGAGGCGAACGTCGTCGTCACCGCGACGACGAGCGAGGAACCGGTGTTTCCGGGGTCGGCGCTCGATTCGGGGACGCTCGTCGTCGCCGTCGGAGCCTACACCGCAGAGATGCGAGAACTCGACTCGGAGACGATGGAGCGCGCGGCGCGGGTGTTCGCTGACGTCCCCGAGGAGGCGGCGGAGACGGGCGACGTTTCCGGTGCTGGACTGTCGGCGTCGGAGCTCACGCCGCTGTCGGACGTGTTCGAGGGGAAATCGGGGCGCGAGAGCGACGAGGAGATACTGGTGGTCGCGAGCGTCGGGACCGCGGTTCTGGACGCGGCGACGGCGGCGCACGTCTACGAGGCGGCGGAAGAGGAGGGCGCGGGAAGAGAAGTCGGATTGTAG
- a CDS encoding NAD(P)/FAD-dependent oxidoreductase → MHVVVVGGGIVGLSCAYALADRGAAVTVCESGTLGGGSTARSAGGIRTQFSTRVNVELSLSSLPVWESFEERFGVDIAYNRTGYLFLARESDTADAFGEQVAMQNDCGAESELLSPAEVAERWPHVRHERFVAATYSPLDGFADPYLALQGYATAAREAGVDIRTKTPVESVERVGSGSGGRFRVETGGESDEGGAETLDADYVVNAAGAWAGEVAAMVGLDLPISPRRRQIAVVEPETPVADAEPLTIDLDTGSYFRPEREGQALVGGQFDEDDPDVDPDRFSESMDLDWAVTAVERAGDCADYFGPETRIVRGWAGLYAVTPDHHPIVEESAPGVVTAAGFSGHGFQHAPATGRVVAELCLDGEASHVDVSALASDRFERGGGLAERNVA, encoded by the coding sequence ATGCACGTAGTCGTCGTCGGCGGCGGAATCGTCGGTCTCTCCTGTGCGTACGCGCTCGCAGACCGCGGCGCGGCGGTCACCGTCTGCGAGTCGGGGACGCTCGGCGGCGGCAGCACCGCCCGCTCCGCCGGGGGAATTCGGACGCAGTTCTCGACGCGGGTGAACGTCGAACTCTCGCTTTCGAGCCTCCCGGTCTGGGAGTCGTTCGAGGAGCGGTTCGGCGTCGATATCGCCTACAACCGGACGGGCTACCTGTTTCTCGCCCGCGAGAGCGACACCGCCGACGCGTTCGGCGAGCAGGTGGCGATGCAGAACGACTGCGGCGCGGAGAGCGAACTCCTCTCGCCGGCGGAGGTGGCCGAGCGGTGGCCCCACGTCCGCCACGAGCGGTTCGTCGCCGCCACCTACTCGCCGCTCGACGGCTTCGCGGACCCGTACCTCGCGCTGCAGGGGTACGCCACCGCGGCCCGGGAGGCGGGCGTCGATATCCGGACGAAGACGCCGGTGGAGTCGGTCGAGCGCGTCGGTTCCGGCTCCGGAGGCCGCTTCCGCGTCGAGACGGGCGGTGAGTCGGACGAGGGGGGAGCCGAGACGCTCGACGCCGATTACGTCGTGAACGCGGCGGGCGCGTGGGCCGGTGAGGTGGCCGCGATGGTCGGACTCGACCTCCCCATCTCGCCGCGGCGACGACAGATCGCCGTCGTCGAACCCGAAACTCCCGTCGCGGACGCCGAGCCGCTCACCATCGACCTCGACACGGGGTCGTACTTCCGTCCCGAACGCGAGGGACAGGCGCTCGTCGGCGGGCAGTTCGACGAGGACGACCCCGACGTCGACCCCGACCGGTTCTCGGAGTCGATGGACCTCGACTGGGCGGTGACGGCCGTCGAGCGCGCCGGCGACTGCGCGGACTACTTCGGCCCCGAGACGCGCATCGTCCGCGGGTGGGCCGGTCTCTACGCCGTGACGCCCGACCACCATCCCATCGTCGAGGAGAGCGCGCCGGGCGTCGTCACCGCCGCCGGCTTCTCGGGCCACGGCTTTCAGCACGCGCCCGCGACGGGCCGCGTCGTCGCCGAACTCTGTCTCGACGGCGAAGCGTCGCACGTCGACGTGTCGGCGCTCGCAAGCGACCGTTTCGAACGCGGCGGCGGTCTCGCGGAACGAAACGTGGCGTGA